The window GATTAGTGCATATCAAGCCTCGGCACAGCGTCCATTACTGCTGGTACATGGTGGTGGTTATCTTGTTGATGACTTGATGAAGAAGCTGCAACTGGAAACGATTAAGAAAGAAGGCTTGCGTGTGACACCTAAAGCGCAAATCCCTTTCATTGCCGGTGCGTTAGCGGGAACCGCTAATAAAATGCTGCAAGGGCGAGCTATTAAATCTGGTGTCGCGGCGGTGGGTTTAAGCTTAGCCGATGGTGGCTTGTGTCAAATTACTGAACTAGACCCAGAATTAGGATCAGTTGGTAAAGCTGCACCTGGCAATGGTGCTCTGGTTAGTCAGATTATGGCATCTGGGTATTTACCAATAGTGAGTTCAATTGGTTTAGATGCCAATGGTGAGTTGATGAATGTCAATGCCGATCAAGCGGCAGTGGCAGTGGCTGCGGCATTAGATGCTGAGTTAGTCCTGCTTTCTGATGTGAGTGGCGTATTAGATGGCAAGGGTCATTTAATTTCAGCGCTAACTGAACAACAAGCTGAAGACTTAATTACGCAAGCGGTTATTACTGACGGCATGATAGTGAAAGTTCGTGCGGCTATTGAAGCGGCAAAAGCATTAGGTCGCCCTATCGAAGTGGCGACGTGGCGTTACCCAGATAAATTAGCGGCTTTGTTTGATGGGCAAAACATCGGGACCAAGTTCTCAAGTAGCTAAACTAAATATGTAACACCGATTTAAATCTGTATTTAATCAGTAATTTTAATAAGAAACGCCTGAGCGGTATGACCGTCGAACGGGCATAAGGAGAGCATCATGAGTAAGGTAACTAAAGTCGTATTAGCCTATTCCGGCGGTCTAGATACATCAGCAATCATCCCATGGTTAAAAGAAAACTATGACTGTGAAGTTGTCGCTTTTGTGGCAGATGTTGGTCAAGGTGCAGCAGAGCTTGAAGGTATTGAAGAAAAAGCGATCGCATCTGGCGCATCATCTTGTTACATCGCGGATCTAAAAGAAGAAATGGTAGCAGATTACATCTACCCAAGCCTCAAGACAGGTGCTATTTACGAAGGTAAGTACTTGTTGGGTACGTCAATGGCACGTCCTATTATCGCGAAAGCACAAGTTGAATGTGCATTAGCCGTCGGTGCTGATGCAGTATGTCATGGTTGTACCGGTAAAGGTAACGATCAGGTTCGTTTTGAAGGTGCGTATGCAGCGCTTGCTCCTCAATTAACGGTGATTGCACCGTGGCGTGAGTGGGATCTACGTAGCCGTGAAGCATTGCTAGATTACCTTGCCGAGCGTGATATCCCTTGCACGGCATCACTTGAAAAAATCTACTCTCGTGATGCAAACGCATGGCACATTTCAACCGAAGGTGGCGTGTTAGAAAATACCTGGAATCAGTCGAACGAACTGTGCTGGGTCTGGACGAAAGATCCTGAGAATGCACCAGAAAAAGCTGAAACTGTGTCTATCTTGGTAGAAAAAGGTGAAGTTGTTGCTGTCGATGGTGAAGCAATGTCGCCGTTTAATGCCCTTACTTACCTAAATGAAAAAGGGGCTGAACACGGTGTGGGCCGTATCGATATCGTTGAAAATCGTTTGGTTGGTATTAAGTCTCGTGGTTGTTATGAAACGCCAGGTGGCACAATCATGAACGAAGCGTTACGTGCGGTAGAGCAATTAGTGCTTGATAAAGAGTCGTATGAATTCCGTGAGACGGTAGGCCTTAAAGCGTCACACCTTATCTATGATGGTCGTTGGTTTACCCCGCTTTGTAAATCGATACTAGCTGCAGCAGATGAATTGGCTCAAGATGTGAGTGGTGAAGTTGTAGTGAAACTGTATAAAGGTCAAGCTACAGTGATTCAGAAGCGTTCAATGAATAGCTTGTACTCTGAAGAGTTTGCAACCTTCGGTGAAGATGACGTTTACGATCACAGCCATGCTGGTGGTTTCATTCGCCTTTATTCGCTAGCAAGTCGTATCCGTGCATTGAATACACAGAAAAAACAAAAATAACAAAGTGACTTTCATCTTGCCTTTTGACTGAATATTGCAGAAGGTGAGATGAGCAGTTACAACAATAATGAAGCAATGAGCAAGTCGAGCAGTAAAGCATAGGAGTAGTACCATGGCATTATGGGGCGGACGTTTTAGTCAGGCAGCTGACACACGGTTTAAGCAGTTTAACGATTCATTACGTTTTGATTACCGTTTGGCGGAGCAAGATATCGTTGGTTCTATTGCATGGTCAAAAGCATTACGACAGGTTGATGTTTTAACAGAAGAAGAGCAGCAGCGTTTAGAATTAGCATTGAATGAGCTAAAACTGGCGGTAATGGAAGATCCAGAGCAAATTTTGCGCTCGGATGCGGAAGATATCCATAGTTGGGTTGAACAGCAACTGATCAGCAAAGTGGGTGATTTGGGTAAAAAATTACACACAGGGCGTTCTCGTAATGACCAAGTGGCAACCGATTTAAAATTGTGGTGCCGTCAACAAGGTCAGCAGCTTCTGCTTATGCTCGACAAATTACAGAATCAATTTGTTTCTGTGGCTCGTGCTCATCAAGGTACGGTATTACCCGGTTATACGCACTTGCAGCGTGCTCAGCCTGTTACTTTTGCACATTGGTGTTTAGCGTATGTTGAGATGTTTGAGCGTGACCATTCTCGTTTAACTGATGCTTTAGATCGTCTGGATACTTGTCCGTTAGGATCTGGTGCGCTAGCGGGAACGGCATACCCAATTGATCGTGAAGTACTTGCGCACAGTTTAGGCTTCCACCGCGCAACACGTAATAGTTTAGATTCCGTGTCTGATCGTGATCATGTGATGGAGCTACTTTCGGTTGCTTCTATTTCTATGCTTCACCTCTCGCGTATGGCTGAAGATTTAATTTTTTACAACTCAGGTGAATCAAACTTCATCGAGTTAGCAGATACCGTGACATCAGGATCGTCTCTGATGCCACAGAAGAAAAACCCTGATGCTCTTGAACTTATTCGTGGTAAATGTGGCCGTGTTTACGGTGCAATGACGGGTATGATGATGACCGTTAAAGCCTTGCCGCTGGCATACAACAAAGACATGCAAGAAGACAAAGAAGGTCTTTTCGATGCGCTTGATAGCTGGCATGACTGTATGGAAATGGCAGCGTTATGTTTCGACGGTATTCAGGTGAATAAAGAGCGTACCCTAGAAGCAGCTATGCAAGGCTATTCGAATGCAACCGAGCTCGCTGATTACTTGGTATCGAAAGGCATTCCATTCCGTGAAGCTCACCATATTGTGGGGGTTGCCGTTGTTGCTGCCATTGCGAAAGGGTGCGCGTTAGAAGAATTGTCTCTCGATGAAATGAAACAGTTCTCGGCGGTTATTGAAGAGGATGTTTATTCAATCCTTACTATCCAGTCATGTCTTGATAAGCGTTGTGCCTTAGGCGGTGTCGCACCCAATCAGGTTGATTATGCGATTGAGCAGGTCGAGAAGCGTTTAGAGAAACGTTATTCACCCGGTGTGAAAGTACGTGGTGCGCGTTTAACTGATCTTGATGCCATTGAAAGCATGGTGGTGTACTGGGCTGGGCTGGGTGAAAACTTGCCGAGAAAACGTAATGAATTAGTCCGTGATATTGGCTCATTTGCCGTGGCAGAACACCATGGTGTCGTAACGGGCTGTGCGTCGTTATATGTTTATGATTCAGGGTTAGCTGAAATCCGTTCGCTAGGAATCGAAGCGGGTTGGCAAGAGCAAGGTCAGGGGAAAGCGATTGTTGAATATTTGATTGAGAAAGCGGGTCAAATGGCAATCAAAAAGGTTTTTGTACTGACACGACTGCCAGAGTTTTTCATGAAGCAGGGTTTTATTCCAACCTCGAAATCATTACTGCCAGAAAAAGTGATGAAAGATTGTGACCGTTGTCCACGTCAGCATGCGTGTGATGAAGTGGCACTAGAAGTGCGTTTAGGTTGTAAGCAAGCAATCTCAACCGTGAACGTCGCGTAAACTGTATTGAACGGCTAATTAAAATGCGTGAGTGAAATAGCATGAATCAATCCGGTAACTATGTAAAACATAGTACCGGATTTTTTATTGGCGTACGTATCGAATCAATGCTGTGATGAGGTGAGCGCTGAGTAATAATGAGAAGGCACTGGCAGCAAAAATCAATGTAATGGATTCAACTACCGTGGGGGTATCTTGATAAAAATACCCCCAAGCTCCCCAGCTCAAGCTACTTAATAAGGCAAGTTGCCACATGCATTGACGGCAGCGACCGAGCTTGTTTTTAAATGCTTGTTGGTTGAATGCGTCATTTTTACAGAGGTTACATCCCATCTGGCCCACTTCTATTAACGAACTTCATCTGTATTGTAACGCTCGACGATCTCGGTGTAACGAAAAAAGCCCTCCGTAGGATGAGGGCAAAGAGTTTAGCTGTATTATTTTATTGGTTATTAAGAGTGCTTGTGCGTTGTACTTATTAACAACCAGGGCCACAGTCTAGGCAGTGTTTAATCATATCTGGACCAAGATGTAACTTAGCGTTCAGATCACGCAGCGCAGTACGTACACCTTCTTCAATGACGGGATGGTAAAATGGCATATCCAGCATTTCAGCAACGGTCATTTTACTCTGGTGTGCCCATGCTAATAGGTGTGCTAAGTGCTCAGCATTTGGACCGATCATTTCAGCGCCAAGGAAGCGACCTGTACCGTGTTCACCATAGACATGTAACATGCCTTTGTTTCGTAGCATAACGCGAGAGCGCCCTTGACCTTCGAAAGAAACGAAACCTGTTTCAAAGCACCCGCAAGTACCTAAACGTGTCGTAAGTTCTTTGTAGGTTTCTCCCACCATCGCGATTTGTGGATCAGAGAACACCGCAGAAATCTTTGAGCGACGAAGACCAGCTCGGATCTCAGGATAGCGACCCGCATTATCACCTGCGATACGTGCTTGGTCTGCTGCTTCATGCAGCAATGGAAGTTGGTTGCTTGCATCGCCCGCAATAAATATCGAGCTTACTGATGTTTGCATGGTGTAGTAATCAGCCACTGGTACGCCACGCGCATCAAGTTCTAAGCTGGTATTGTCGATATCTAACTGATCAACATTAGGACGACGACCTGTTGTTGCTAATACATAATCAACGGTGATTTTTTTTAGCTCACCCTCTTTACCAATATATTGAATCTCAACCACATCACCTTCACGTTTCATGCTTTCTACTTGCACATCAGCATCAAGGTAGAATTCTTCATTGAAAGATTTATAAGCGTAAGCCATGACGTCAGGATCGGTCAGTGGACCTACTTGGCCGCCTAGACCAAACATAATGACTTCAACTCCTAGACGCTTAAGCGCTTGACCTAGTTCCAAGCCAATAACACCTGGGCCAAATACTGCGACTGAATTAGGTAAGTCATTCCATTCAAAAACATCATCATTAATGATTAGGCGATCACCGAGCTCATTCCATACTCCTGGGTAAGCAGGACGAGAGCCCGTAGCAACAACAATACGCTTAGCAATGACCTTAGTATGATCATCAATCATTAAGGTATGGTCATCGGCGAATTTTGCGTAGCCAATAATCTTGTCTTCGGCTGGAATTTCGTCAACCCCTTCCAAAACGAACCCGACAAAGCGGTCGCGTTCGCTTTTCACGCGAGCCATAACTTCTTGACCGTTAATCACGATTTCACCTTGAGGGTGAATGCCGAAGCCTGGTGCTTTTTCGATTTGATGAACGCTTTCAGCGGCTGCGATAAGTAGCTTCGATGGCATGCAACCTACACGAGCACATGTGGTGCCGTATTTGCCACCTTCAATCATCACAACACTGTCAGTGTGTGCTTTTGCTGCACGATAAGCACCAAGACCAGCAGTACCACCACCAATAACAGCTACATCAACATTCAAGGTTTTCATTTTGGTATCTCCGAGCAAAATCAAAAAAGGCGAGACGAAAAATACAGATTGTCTCGCCAATTATTTGTTGGCTTTTCTGGTTTAAGTAACGGATGTTACTTGAGCGCTATCGCTCGAATTAAGCTAAGTATGTTTCTAGTTCTTCACTGCCACCGATGTGCTTACCACCGATGAATACCTGAGGAACGGTGCTGCGACCTGTGATAGCACGTAGGCTGACAGTTGTTGCATCCTTACCTAATACCACTTCTTCGTACTGAAGGCCTTTGTCGATTAGGTTCTGCTTTGCTTTTGCACAGAATGGACAACCAGGCTTAGAGAATACGGTGATTGATTCTTGTAGCTTGTGGTTTGGTGCAATGTAGTTAAGCATAGTATCAGCATCAGAGACTTTGAACGGGTCGCCTGGTTCTTCTTGCTCAACAAACATTTTTTCAACAACGCCGTTTTTAACCAGCATGCTGTAACGCCATGAACGAGGTCCAAAACCTAAGTCTTCTTTATCAACCAGCATGTCCATGCCTTTCGAGAATTCACCGTTACCATCTGGAATGAATGTGATGTTTTCTGCTTCTTGGTCTGCTTTCCATGCGTTCATTACAAACGTATCGTTAACTGACACACACACAATCTCATCAACGCCATGCTCTGCAAATACTGATGCTAGCTCGTTATAGCGAGGTAGGTGGCTTGAAGAACAAGTCGGCGTAAATGCACCTGGTAGGCTAAATAAAACCACAGTCTTGTTTGCGAATAGCTCTTCTGTTGTAACATCTACCCATGCATCGCCTTGGCGAGTATGGAATGTTACTTGTGGTACAGCCTGACCTTCTTTAGATGCGAACATAATGTAATTCCTTAAATTTAAAATATTTATTTGATTCAATCGGAGCGTATCAATCTGTGCTCCCTTTTGATGTGATGATTATGTGATTTTTGACTTGATAGCTCCAATCGTTTGCTGCTATGGTTTTGATAGTTTATACCTATCGTTGGAAATCAAAGCAATATGAACATTCGTGATCTTGAATACCTTATCGCTTTATCAGAGCACAAACATTTCAGAAAAGCCGCAGAGTCGTGTTTTGTTAGTCAACCTACATTAAGTGGGCAGATCAAGAAATTGGAAAACGAGTTAGGGGTGTCTTTATTAGAACGCACCAGTCGTCGGGTACTTTTTACTGATGCAGGATTGACTCTAGTCGCTCAGGCGCAAAAAGTGCTGCTGGAAGTGAAGGTATTAACGGAACTGGCGAGTCAGCAAGGGGAGAGCATGAGTGGACCACTTCATATCGGGTTTATTCCTACTGTTGGTCCCTATTTACTGCCATTAATCATTCCAATGTTTAGGGAATCGTTTCCTGATCTCGAACTGTTTCTTCATGAAGCACAAACCAGTCAATTAACGCATTTATTAGAAGAAGGTAAATTAGACTGCATTCTGCTGGCGGCAGTAAAAGAAACAGAAAGCTTCATTGAATTACCACTCTATGATGAACCTATGGTCGTGGCCGTGCCTGATACACATCCTTGGGCTGAAAAAGACGAGATGGATATGGCTAGCCTTCATGGTGAAACGCTCTTGATGCTTGGAGATGGGCATTGCTTACGAGATCAGGCGATGGGTTTTTGCTTTGCGGCAGGGGCGAAAGAGGATGGGCGCTTTAAAGCAACGAGCCTAGAAACATTGCGTAATATGGTTGCAGCAGGAAGTGGGATAACGTTATTACCGCAACTTGCGACCCCAAAAGAACGTAGCCGTGATGGTGTTTGTTATATCAAGGTTCACGACCCGATCCCGACCCGTTTAATTACTTTATGTTATCGCCCTGGCTCACCATTACGTACTCGTTATGAAAAAATAGCGGCAGAAATTAAAGATCGCATGGTGACGTATTTTGAACAATAACGAGTAACGGGTTGTTGAGGCATAAAAAAGAGCGCCAATACTGGTGTTGTATTAGCGCTCTTTTTAATACAAAGGTTATAAGCAAACAGCCTTAACCCTCATTGTATTTTCGTTATTGTTATTAATAACGGGTTAAAACAATTCGTCAGAACTGTCTGCTTCAAAAATACTTTCAGAACCACTTTCACTGACTGTTTCTGTTGGTTCGGTACCTTTTTCAAAATATTCAAACATCGAGCTAGCATCATTGCGATTCGATAGCTTGCCGCTTTCACTGTCTATACGTACTGTCACAATATCTTCGGGTAATTGTTTAGTCTGCACTGGCACATCTTGTAATGCAGCCTTCATGAACTCAATCCATGCAGGTTGTGCTGTTTTAGCCCCCGCTTCACCGCCAGATATTTGCTCTTTACCTAGGTTATTGTTCCACGATGCTTTACCTAGCTCACGGCTATGTTTATCAAAACCAACCCATGCGGTTGCAACAATATTAGGACCGAAACCTGAGTACCAAGCATCTTTCGAGCCATTGGTTGTACCGGTTTTTCCGCCAATATCTCGGCGTTTAAGTACCTGAGCTCGCCACCCCGTACCATTCCAGCCAGTACCTGTCCTCCAGTTGCCTCCGCCCCAAATATTACTCGCCATCATTTCACGAACTAAGAAAGCATTCGATTCTGAAATAACTTGCGGGGCATATTTAACGGGCTGTTGATCAGATTCTTGGGCACGGCCTGCAGTCCCTAATTCTTGTTCGCTAATTGCGATATCGTTAATAACAGCATGATTTGTCGCAACAGATTCTCCAGCAGATTGCTTTTCATCCTGACATTCGTCGTTACAGACAATATTAGGGTTTGCTTGGTAAATTAAATTACCGTAAGCGTCTTCCACACGTTCAATGAAATACGGTTTAACAAAGTAACCACCGTTAGCAAAAACGGAAAAACCTTGCGCCATTTCAACGGGCGTTAGGCTACCTGCTCCTAAAGCAATGGCTTCAGCGCGAGGGATCTCATCACGTTTAAAGCCAAAGCGTGTTAGGAAACCGATGGTTTGATCTAAACCGACACTGCGCAATACGCGCACCGCCATAACGTTTTTCGATTGTGCTAAACCAAGACGTA is drawn from Photobacterium profundum SS9 and contains these coding sequences:
- the argB gene encoding acetylglutamate kinase, which encodes MSKIPLVIKLGGAVLSCNDTLEKLFTAISAYQASAQRPLLLVHGGGYLVDDLMKKLQLETIKKEGLRVTPKAQIPFIAGALAGTANKMLQGRAIKSGVAAVGLSLADGGLCQITELDPELGSVGKAAPGNGALVSQIMASGYLPIVSSIGLDANGELMNVNADQAAVAVAAALDAELVLLSDVSGVLDGKGHLISALTEQQAEDLITQAVITDGMIVKVRAAIEAAKALGRPIEVATWRYPDKLAALFDGQNIGTKFSSS
- a CDS encoding argininosuccinate synthase; this encodes MSKVTKVVLAYSGGLDTSAIIPWLKENYDCEVVAFVADVGQGAAELEGIEEKAIASGASSCYIADLKEEMVADYIYPSLKTGAIYEGKYLLGTSMARPIIAKAQVECALAVGADAVCHGCTGKGNDQVRFEGAYAALAPQLTVIAPWREWDLRSREALLDYLAERDIPCTASLEKIYSRDANAWHISTEGGVLENTWNQSNELCWVWTKDPENAPEKAETVSILVEKGEVVAVDGEAMSPFNALTYLNEKGAEHGVGRIDIVENRLVGIKSRGCYETPGGTIMNEALRAVEQLVLDKESYEFRETVGLKASHLIYDGRWFTPLCKSILAAADELAQDVSGEVVVKLYKGQATVIQKRSMNSLYSEEFATFGEDDVYDHSHAGGFIRLYSLASRIRALNTQKKQK
- the argH gene encoding argininosuccinate lyase, whose product is MALWGGRFSQAADTRFKQFNDSLRFDYRLAEQDIVGSIAWSKALRQVDVLTEEEQQRLELALNELKLAVMEDPEQILRSDAEDIHSWVEQQLISKVGDLGKKLHTGRSRNDQVATDLKLWCRQQGQQLLLMLDKLQNQFVSVARAHQGTVLPGYTHLQRAQPVTFAHWCLAYVEMFERDHSRLTDALDRLDTCPLGSGALAGTAYPIDREVLAHSLGFHRATRNSLDSVSDRDHVMELLSVASISMLHLSRMAEDLIFYNSGESNFIELADTVTSGSSLMPQKKNPDALELIRGKCGRVYGAMTGMMMTVKALPLAYNKDMQEDKEGLFDALDSWHDCMEMAALCFDGIQVNKERTLEAAMQGYSNATELADYLVSKGIPFREAHHIVGVAVVAAIAKGCALEELSLDEMKQFSAVIEEDVYSILTIQSCLDKRCALGGVAPNQVDYAIEQVEKRLEKRYSPGVKVRGARLTDLDAIESMVVYWAGLGENLPRKRNELVRDIGSFAVAEHHGVVTGCASLYVYDSGLAEIRSLGIEAGWQEQGQGKAIVEYLIEKAGQMAIKKVFVLTRLPEFFMKQGFIPTSKSLLPEKVMKDCDRCPRQHACDEVALEVRLGCKQAISTVNVA
- a CDS encoding DUF3624 domain-containing protein, which gives rise to MGCNLCKNDAFNQQAFKNKLGRCRQCMWQLALLSSLSWGAWGYFYQDTPTVVESITLIFAASAFSLLLSAHLITALIRYVRQ
- a CDS encoding dihydrolipoyl dehydrogenase, with protein sequence MKTLNVDVAVIGGGTAGLGAYRAAKAHTDSVVMIEGGKYGTTCARVGCMPSKLLIAAAESVHQIEKAPGFGIHPQGEIVINGQEVMARVKSERDRFVGFVLEGVDEIPAEDKIIGYAKFADDHTLMIDDHTKVIAKRIVVATGSRPAYPGVWNELGDRLIINDDVFEWNDLPNSVAVFGPGVIGLELGQALKRLGVEVIMFGLGGQVGPLTDPDVMAYAYKSFNEEFYLDADVQVESMKREGDVVEIQYIGKEGELKKITVDYVLATTGRRPNVDQLDIDNTSLELDARGVPVADYYTMQTSVSSIFIAGDASNQLPLLHEAADQARIAGDNAGRYPEIRAGLRRSKISAVFSDPQIAMVGETYKELTTRLGTCGCFETGFVSFEGQGRSRVMLRNKGMLHVYGEHGTGRFLGAEMIGPNAEHLAHLLAWAHQSKMTVAEMLDMPFYHPVIEEGVRTALRDLNAKLHLGPDMIKHCLDCGPGC
- a CDS encoding glutathione peroxidase codes for the protein MFASKEGQAVPQVTFHTRQGDAWVDVTTEELFANKTVVLFSLPGAFTPTCSSSHLPRYNELASVFAEHGVDEIVCVSVNDTFVMNAWKADQEAENITFIPDGNGEFSKGMDMLVDKEDLGFGPRSWRYSMLVKNGVVEKMFVEQEEPGDPFKVSDADTMLNYIAPNHKLQESITVFSKPGCPFCAKAKQNLIDKGLQYEEVVLGKDATTVSLRAITGRSTVPQVFIGGKHIGGSEELETYLA
- the oxyR gene encoding DNA-binding transcriptional regulator OxyR, whose translation is MNIRDLEYLIALSEHKHFRKAAESCFVSQPTLSGQIKKLENELGVSLLERTSRRVLFTDAGLTLVAQAQKVLLEVKVLTELASQQGESMSGPLHIGFIPTVGPYLLPLIIPMFRESFPDLELFLHEAQTSQLTHLLEEGKLDCILLAAVKETESFIELPLYDEPMVVAVPDTHPWAEKDEMDMASLHGETLLMLGDGHCLRDQAMGFCFAAGAKEDGRFKATSLETLRNMVAAGSGITLLPQLATPKERSRDGVCYIKVHDPIPTRLITLCYRPGSPLRTRYEKIAAEIKDRMVTYFEQ